The segment GCTAGCTACCGAAATGTATATGCCCACATTGCAAAAGTGTATGACTCAATTTGGACATGGGCAAAAAAGAATTGAATTCATAGATGGTAAAAAAATTTTCAAATCAGTATTTTGACTCCTTTTCATTTCCAGCTAAAGGATACCATTCCACAAATGACAATTCAACTTTAACTCAGAATTTGACTTGGGTGTGAATAATTTGGGGCTTAACTGTACATTGGAAATGACAAATTCGCATGACATATTTGTCCCTCACAGCCACCAGGGGGAGGACCCGGCCCACATCCCATGTTGCCTAATATGGACCCCACGCGACCACAAGGTAAGCATCCTTCCCATTTCCTCTAGAAATATGTGTTACCGTATTTCCTCATGTATGGTAGTGGCAAGGACGATTTGTGTACACACCTGCAGAGAGGATCAGGATTTTATCAGAGGGggagacaatatttttttcttttttaatagtacatattttctttcatttttgcaCCTGATACTTAAAATATGTGTACTGTAATGTGAAGTGGGCAGAAATCTATGTATGTGCAAAGATTCAAATTGAAAAAGGAGCAATGCTGAAACCGACCTACTGTAGTGTGAAATAATTTTGAACTGTGCAGGGAAGTCGTTTACAGCAGTCAGTTGGCAGCCGCGACGACGCCACACAGAGATTATAATCTCACAGACGTGCCTCTGTGggtactgctgttttggttagcaacagagatCAAATGGACACAGTAGCAAACTCTTGAATGTCCATGAGCAATGTCTATGAACTGATTCTAATAATCAAAGGAAAAGAACAGGTGGGAGGTGTAATTACTTTTTACTCGGCGAGGTAAGGAGGCGTGTGTTGTCGAGTGGAGGTTTGAGCAAATGCAGTGCGTCTAGAGGCTTCCCTCGTCACGTGATCTGTCTCCATCCCGCCAGGTCATCCTAACCTGGGGCCCATGCAGAGAATGAGCGGCCCGCGGGGCATGGGGCCGATGGTGCCCGGCCCGCAGGTAGGCTCCCCTCAcgcttaacacattcactgccattgacgactttagaagtcaaatgtcaaatgttaactgggaaggctggcagtgaatgagttaacaaaACTGCAgtagtgttttattttgctaGCAGCAAAACTGCCACAAGCGATCACATGGgctttcctctttttttgtttaccacattacaataataatagtacagCGAACCCTCGTTTATAtcgggggatatgttccagagcCACTGTGATAAGTGAAAGTCTGCTATATAGCAAGACCATatggggtcggggggggggaacagaTGCAGTGATACTTCAATTTACAAATGACCCGACAAGTTTTCCAAGATACGGGGAGCTCAGatgattatttttgtcttgagcTGTGCGCAAAAATTCCAGTTGCAAGTGCTAAATGATGGCAGCGAAGTATTTCTTAgagcctgttctcactctctcgccGTCGAGAAATGGGAGACTTAATCGAATTACATCTCTTCGAGGAAACTAAAAGAAGACTCCCTCGCTCACACCGTTTTCCGAATGAGAGGCAACGCTGCTTTCTTCAGGCTGTTTGTCACTCACtgttgacgtttactgtcaaactgactcataaaacaaacaaattaaacagTGGATATTCAAATaccaaaatgtttaaccaaaACATAATTTCCAAATGAACAATTAAATCTAAGGAAAACCcactagcttcatgctaacataaaatgggaaacaccatagacaggctaatggaaattagcatagatgctACGGTAATTATTAACCGTCCAACAGCTGCTGCAGCAACACACATAAACAGAGCAGCCcacaacaatattcacaggcatatattcgcTCTGCTCTATTGTAATAATAGTAATGATAATGTCTTTTCAGAACTTCGGTGGCGGGATGAGGCCCCCACACAACGCCATGGGTCCCGGCATGCCGGCAGTCAACATGTGAGCCTTCACTCTGGCCGCAAGTCGCTTCAATTCGGACCACCGAAGTCAGGTTTAACGCTGCTTTTGCCTTCCAGGGGCCCAGGGACCGGTCGGCCGTGGCCCAATCCTAACAATGCGAATTCTGTAAGTACACACACAGAGAAGTGCCGGTTGAAATTGCTCCAGAAGTCTTAATGCGCTCCGAGGCTCCCGTCTGGGATGCGATTGCGTCACGGTTTCCACGGACATGGGAACAGACGGCCGTAACGCGATTAGGATGATGCGATGATGAATGATGACACTTTGGAGTTACACAGCGTGTGGTCGCTCTTCCCCATCTTTGGTCAGTAATGGCCGCTGTTCTTGGTTACAGATGCCTTACTCGTCACCGTCTCCCGGCGCGTACGGGGTAAGTGGACATCTTCGCTCTTGTAGCTTCACATTttcgaaacaaaaacaaaatgatttgcCGTGTTCTCTGAAGGGCGCATCCGGGGGAGGACCACCAGGGACTCCCATCATGCCCAGCCCTGCAGGTGACGACTTCCCTCCTCATTTACTCCAGTGCTGCGcactatttgtatttattattattattattattattattatttatttatttttttaaattttttttacagactcCAACAACTCTGGAGACAATTTGTACACCATGATTAACACTGGACCCGGCAATCGAAATAATGTAAGTTTCTTCTTGATCGGGGTTCTCTGTTTTATGCAGTGAAATTGAAATGGCGGCGCAGCGGTCATCACGATTgacctcacagtcgagaggtcgcCGGTTCGAACTCTCGACTCAGGCCATCCTGAGGGGCGTTGGGTTCATTGAGGCTTCTAAAATTGTCCAAGGGTGTGAATGTTTGGTtgtctccatggcaaccagtctagggtgtccCCTGCCTCTTGCTTCAAGTCAGCtgtgatgggctccagctcacctgtagTTCTAATGAGGAAAGGtgttagagaaaatggatgataaatgaaatagaaatcaccataaaacctaataaaaaaaaaaaataaataaaaaaaaacatcaacttcAGGGACTGCGActttcgaggttccactgtcgcTGCTTGAAGTTGGAGCTTGTTTGCCGGCCTTTCAACGGAGACGTAATCCCGCGCGTTGTGTTTCCGCTTCAGTTCCCAATGGGCCCCGGCTCTGACGGACCCCTGGGGGCCATGGCCGGGATGGAACCACACCACATGAACGGCTCACTAGGTAACACACGCACTATTAACGCAACCCTTCAGATATTGCCGGAGATGGCAGAAGTGCGGATCCGACTTCCCACCGCTGAATATTTCTTCACGTTTCTCCAAtataacattttgctttttgttttttaggctCAGGTGATCTGGACGGAATGAACAAGGTAACTTTTTCAACCGGCCGTGCGACCAAGCGGTCGGTCCCTCACAAACACAATTTCATACTGTTTCTTTttatcgttgttgttgttgttcccagAATTCTCCAAACAATTTAAGTGGCATTAGCAATCCTCCCGGGACCCCAAGGGATGACGGAGAGCTGAGTGGGAACTTCCTCCACTCCTTTCAGAGCGAGAACGTAGGTCACACCCTCCTCGCTGTCGCCTCATAAACGGCATCCGTCGTTTACGTTTTTTGCAAAAATCCTTCGCCGCCGCTAGATGGCTTGTTTAAATGATGTTTAAGGCCCGAGTTCCACTGTGCGGTTCGAGTAACACAATTCGGAATTTTTGTTCTCAAGAAACAACCGTATGAAATCGGATATCTTCCGATCAGAGAACAGGCCTCTTCCAAAACAGCTCAAAGTTGCCATCAGCGCTAtcagctgttgttgttgttgttgttggtggtgcaGACAAAGTGACACCACCGCTCCCGATGTTGCTGCCTGGCGACTTTTCCTTTGTGAAAAAGGTCAGCCCTTAGGGATTTTGTTTGCATACTTGGGTCCTCGgatatatttgatttgatttatttttttttacattttggtaaAGGGAGCATATGCAAAACTTGCTTATGAAGAGTGGCTGCTCAAGGAGGTAATACTCTGATTACAAAGGTTACATTTTTTCAACAGATTCACGGTAATGTTAAGATTTTAATATAACTTTTGCAACAACCTACGAGCGTTATCATGTCTACATTTGAAAGAAAGACGATAGACTCGCTAACCAGGCCGATAACTAGCTAATTAGCATGGCTGACATCAGTTCGTTTCCATGGTGACGTTTACTTGCTGACGACTCGTTTCCTGAGAAGTACTTCTACCGTTGTACTacatttttgattttgtttagaAACATTCTATTGTTTTTCCCTTTCTAGTCTCTAATGCACGAAATATTCTATACGTAGTTTGAAAACAGAATAGATCGTGTGAAATGGAAGCTATTTACccgaacatttgaaaataataccTTTGAGGACTGCAATTGCAATAGCGTGAAATTGCGATATTTGTGTTCAAGTTTATCAATCATACAGTCAGAATCTGTTGCGACACTGAAGCTCCACATTCTGTCCTGGAACTCTAAATTGGGACTTGCCTGTACGCTGGAAAACTCTGTGATGAAATTCGACTGTGTGATATCCTAACTCtggtcctcttcttcttcttctcctcttcgTCCGCAGTACTCTCCAACCATGACGATGAGTGTGTgacccgcccccgcccccgcccccgcccccgcccccgcccccgctcCCGCTCCCATCCTCCTCTCTCCCTGCCAGCCTTACCCTTCGTAATTTGCCATCATTCCAAGGATTCGAACCCCCGCACGGCCAAACGCATCAGCAAAGCATCAGGGATCCGCACTTGACGCCAGACATGCTGGAAGACGGGGAAACAAAACGGCCCTCGCGCGACGAAACCAGCTAGTGAAACGACCGATCGACAATGGCGACACGCCCCCCGACACGCAGGACCCCCGCCCTAGAGCCGTGGTTTACCTCTTTTCTGAATGAATTTGTGCAGGAAGCGTCTCCCTTCTCGGGCTCGGGTCCACTTCAAACACTGGAGAGTgtacatacatgtacatgtgCATCGTGAGCTTTTCTcagtccgttttttttttgtgtgcctgtGTCGCCACTTGCTCAGCCACCGTGCAGATGGACATTTTCACGTGCAGTGTTCCCCCACATATTTGGGATTCGCTACTTGCAAAtttggagtttttttgtttttgttttatcctCTCTGGTTTGCGGACTAGCTCGTATTTGCCAtgtttgtgctcaggccaaaagcCCTGTCTAGtataaaagtagtgttttggcggcatcttgatgccaaggaactatgttggagTAAAGGGGAGGCGCTTTCACTCGTGAGACAAAACCCCCGTTGACTATAAAAGTAGTTCCTTGGCGCCATCTTTTATTAGATTGGccaaatagaaaaaatattgctttgctgccatcttgtggcatttataggcaattataTACCTGAAGtggggggcgtcaattacttcCAGATTTTGGGTATTCGTTATGtatagtgggggaacactgtTGTTTGGACTCGTGTGTCCCAAGGATTTTTGTCTTCAAGTTAGTCAGAATTTATAATGAAAGCTGATGCGCCCTAAAAACTGCCGAATATTGATGTGTTTtagccttttttaaaatttttagttttttttttttatttttttttttttttaactgcttttaAGCTTTCCCATTAGGTCCGTCCGGAGAACAGACGTGGGCCCAATAAACGAATGCGGACACTTATGCAAagcagtttgagcatttattccatctCCAGTACGCACGTtgccctcactagtaagacgATTCGGTGCACTAGTGGAACAACTGTCCTACAAGTAGCACGTTTTTTCCACTACgttgtgacatttctgcacactctTGGATAATTATGGCATACTCATAGAACGACTACATACAAAGCTGTGCACTAATTGACATTTGTGCAGTATTAGTGCTACTAGTGAAGTGCTAGATCAGGAGTCAAGTCACAAACCTTTTGGAAAACGAAAGCTACTTCtttggtactgattaatgcaaaggggcTACCAGTTTCATACGCACTTctgaaatgtaataaaaataaaaagctcaaATCACCTTTAGCTATGTTATTAATATTCATCAATGTGAAGACcgatcatgttaatgatgtgATGTAAAAAGTGGAactagtagtggaaaaacattACGCGTAAGAATTGTCTTACTCGTGAGGTCTaggagcgtactagtacatggatttGAACTatatgctcaaatggctttc is part of the Phyllopteryx taeniolatus isolate TA_2022b chromosome 7, UOR_Ptae_1.2, whole genome shotgun sequence genome and harbors:
- the LOC133481152 gene encoding single-stranded DNA-binding protein 3-like isoform X1 yields the protein MFPKGKGTPVPSDGQAREKLALYVYEYLLHIGAQKSAQTFLSEIRWEKNITLGEPPGFLHSWWCVFWDLYCAAPERRETCDHSSEAKAFHDYSAAAAPSPVMGGMAPGDGMPGGPMPPGFFQGPPGPQGSPHPQPPPPSNMMGPHSQSFMSPRFAGGPRGPPIRMTNQPPGGGPGPHPMLPNMDPTRPQGHPNLGPMQRMSGPRGMGPMVPGPQNFGGGMRPPHNAMGPGMPAVNMGPGTGRPWPNPNNANSMPYSSPSPGAYGGASGGGPPGTPIMPSPADSNNSGDNLYTMINTGPGNRNNGLRLSRFHCRCLKLELVCRPFNGDVIPRVVFPLQFPMGPGSDGPLGAMAGMEPHHMNGSLGSGDLDGMNKNSPNNLSGISNPPGTPRDDGELSGNFLHSFQSENYSPTMTMSV
- the LOC133481152 gene encoding single-stranded DNA-binding protein 3-like isoform X2, whose product is MFPKGKGTPVPSDGQAREKLALYVYEYLLHIGAQKSAQTFLSEIRWEKNITLGEPPGFLHSWWCVFWDLYCAAPERRETCDHSSEAKAFHDYSAAAAPSPVMGGMAPGDGMPGGPMPPGFFQSFMSPRFAGGPRGPPIRMTNQPPGGGPGPHPMLPNMDPTRPQGHPNLGPMQRMSGPRGMGPMVPGPQNFGGGMRPPHNAMGPGMPAVNMGPGTGRPWPNPNNANSMPYSSPSPGAYGGASGGGPPGTPIMPSPADSNNSGDNLYTMINTGPGNRNNGLRLSRFHCRCLKLELVCRPFNGDVIPRVVFPLQFPMGPGSDGPLGAMAGMEPHHMNGSLGSGDLDGMNKNSPNNLSGISNPPGTPRDDGELSGNFLHSFQSENYSPTMTMSV
- the LOC133481152 gene encoding single-stranded DNA-binding protein 3-like isoform X4 translates to MFPKGKGTPVPSDGQAREKLALYVYEYLLHIGAQKSAQTFLSEIRWEKNITLGEPPGFLHSWWCVFWDLYCAAPERRETCDHSSEAKAFHDYSAAAAPSPVMGGMAPGDGMPGGPMPPGFFQSFMSPRFAGGPRGPPIRMTNQPPGGGPGPHPMLPNMDPTRPQGHPNLGPMQRMSGPRGMGPMVPGPQNFGGGMRPPHNAMGPGMPAVNMGPGTGRPWPNPNNANSMPYSSPSPGAYGGASGGGPPGTPIMPSPADSNNSGDNLYTMINTGPGNRNNFPMGPGSDGPLGAMAGMEPHHMNGSLGSGDLDGMNKNSPNNLSGISNPPGTPRDDGELSGNFLHSFQSENYSPTMTMSV
- the LOC133481152 gene encoding single-stranded DNA-binding protein 3-like isoform X3 → MFPKGKGTPVPSDGQAREKLALYVYEYLLHIGAQKSAQTFLSEIRWEKNITLGEPPGFLHSWWCVFWDLYCAAPERRETCDHSSEAKAFHDYSAAAAPSPVMGGMAPGDGMPGGPMPPGFFQGPPGPQGSPHPQPPPPSNMMGPHSQSFMSPRFAGGPRGPPIRMTNQPPGGGPGPHPMLPNMDPTRPQGHPNLGPMQRMSGPRGMGPMVPGPQNFGGGMRPPHNAMGPGMPAVNMGPGTGRPWPNPNNANSMPYSSPSPGAYGGASGGGPPGTPIMPSPADSNNSGDNLYTMINTGPGNRNNFPMGPGSDGPLGAMAGMEPHHMNGSLGSGDLDGMNKNSPNNLSGISNPPGTPRDDGELSGNFLHSFQSENYSPTMTMSV